CGGATTCTCCGCCGGTTGGTAGCCTCTAGCGGGTCTGTTGAAGGCGCGATGGTAACGGCGCAGCCTTTTCTCCGACGCGTTTTGGTTCGTCGGGTCTCGCCAAGAGGAGCTTCCCTATTTTATCAATTTATTCACAGTTAGAAAAATGTCTCTAAGTTATACAATATATGTACCTGTTGTAGTCGCTTGTTTGCTCGTTAAATTTTGTTGAGCGTTTGTTTGCTAACTAGGAACAAATGATGACACTGAAACAATTCAACTTCATCACCACAAAGACTTCACGTTATATAGAAAGAACTTACAATTAGTGATCGCGAACAAAACACACAATGGTTCCGCAATGTCGGACAGTTCTTGGCAAAATGGTCGAAGAACATTGTAGTCCTCAGATAAACCGCAGGGTATCTCGCGATTCAGAGCTCAAGCTCAGCCGAAGACAATTTCCCCAAAGCATCCCCTTGTGTGCATCTTGCTTCAACTAACCGTCCTTGAATACGACCTTCTCATTCCCCTCCCCAAACTCAAGGCAACGAAAGTAAGCGCTGCGCGAACAGACACTCATTGGCCGAACAACTTTGGCGATTGAGCTTTCGCCCTGCTCCAGGGAGGTGGGATGGGAAATCTGAGCTCTTGAGTATACTTCCTGGAGTATCTTTCAGATTGAGTTGAGTTGTGACTTAGTGGCGGTACACTGTTAATGTTTCAGTGTgaatatttgaatttaaatatttgaatcTGACCTTTTTAATAATTACTAACTATCCTAaccaatatataaataaatgagtatataaataaataaataaataaataaaaaagtaaataaataaatacaccaaaatattgtaaataaataaatttagaaataaataaacaacactCAATAAATATGCCCACCAACAATAAATAAGTAGATAAATAATCTGAAAACATCACATGACGATAACAGTTGTGCCAACTGTTACACTGTAATGCGCTGGTCGATGTAGGGTGCTCGCGTTCTCAGCGGGAACCGAGCCGGGTGAGAGCAGGAACCGCTTCCTATGAGGGCAATTGGGCTGGACTTCTTGGATTGACTTCGCCTCATGAAGCCAACGACGCAGTTGGACTGGACTAGCTTGGCTAGCAGCAACCGCTTGCACTCGATTAaccttgaaaaagactttttcaaAATGAACTCTTTTAGAAAACTTTTGACTCTTTTGAATGCGGCAATGGTGGAAAACCGGACGTTCTGAGGGTCGGATACAAACACAGGAGACTTTGACTATTTATGCTTTCATATCTTTTAACTAATGTTTTCTCTTTATATTGTTAATTTTAATTCACTTTGATATCCACTCTTTGATTGTTGTACAGCGACTGATGCGCTCCGTTGTGGGCGCCatggcccgaaatcttcgaagatgaaaagtgAATATCGACTATATACAGATttctcagtcgcttcgcttcgactaggactacttcggcattcatCATCAACATGATTTGACTTGACtcgaaaatgaattgacgagcgttgagagcgaagatgactgatgaattattctaGTCAATGATTACAGACACCATttatggacggtttattgtatACCCACCATGaaatcaaaccaacgaacttagacagttagcGGGTATGCTATAaaagtcctcgcgttagtattagttaatAGCAtgcaaaatagcgtgcagtttgagAGGAATTCTGAACAAAACTTTAGTTCACTTTGACTCCGAGATCGATTGTGataaaaaacatacagaaaaacgggtttatatcaacaaaattgaaaatttttacagTGGTTCTGAACGCAACACTgtacgctattttatatgtgtgagtaattttcgtgtacgagaCAAAAGATCTAGCTCGattcggattgcgtcatctcggCGGCCTGGGGttcgcctcggttccttatcctcgttagatggagATTTCGCTCCCATTACAttgatttcagaataaatttcatcacgaaataataaattcatgataaacaTTGTGCTGCGGTGGCATTAttacgtaagtaccattttttcttaccaattcttttcacattttcatggcttaatgtgttttatgtttgcttcgtatttttgttgctcttccatgttgttttgatttaatcttatttatcaacaggagattcgacaaaacttaagagcaatatgagagagcgaaacaagatacacattgcaaataagcatgcATTAACCCAAAACAATATTCGTAGTGCAGCGATACCGATTATTTCAACGATTTGctatatttctagtgcagcgaaaaaacaatagtttaaaaataattaaaatttgaatttttcatcaaatttcttttattgaaaaaactgcatgatgTTACACAGGAGATCCTAAAtagtacgtttacagtgaaaaaacttttcaacttgttgcattttctacgaatttaaacagaattttctgccggcgctctaaaatcgtggttttgttacacaaaaatgactcccaaattcaTATCGTACATTTGAgcaacccaaaaaaaaattggagtgttgccagatacctttagaagtttttgattaaataaaatattgaaataaaatttcaagtgcagcgaaaaaaatatttttcgttggtggcaatatagttgccacggccttataaagtgttagccttttcgcatactttgccacatacacggctccGACTGAAAAGGATACAGGTTCACATTTAAGCTCTCCATTTCacacttagaaaacactttccatgtATACTTCCAAGattcaatttcatttttatagtatggTGTAATGTTATCAGATATTTATACAACATTACCAgaagctatgtggatagcgcaACCGTGCATTCCAACCAGCCTTGGTTCGATTTCTGCTtggcatcgtttggacttttttttactaCAGGCAAACCCAGGGttaccacatatacagaatattcagattttctgtcaaatttcagatacagaattacagattttcagcaaaaatacagagtttacagtttttttttttaatttcaattattAAATGTATTACTGTGCATAcatagataccttgatttaGAAAAAGTTGGACGCAGCGCAATGAGATGGTTTTTGTTGGAGGCAGTTATTgagcgaaatcttgagcgatttgaagagcttaaactatttttttttccaagttttgtatgaccataatcaatccgccaatcgtatattgactcatttatACGACCCTATGACTAAACCGTCAATAATGTCAATCGCTCCTTTCAATCAGAaatttctcaattttgcgaactttataatgagagaagactgttattgttgatcatgttgggtaacttatgtttggagagctacgtgcaacgattcgttgatgctgaccttgatgtgaaagattttggaGAAGCTTGAGGATGTTTGCGTTGATATCGATGCACAGAAAGCTGAAGAAAGATTGGGTGCAGCTAGGAAGCTgatcttcaaatcgatttgtcgtgacttctatattgcaTTGGTGAAACATAGTTGCagccttgataaaccctcaaaatttcttcaaactaccaaaccttaatgatttgatgctaaaatttcctcaattcgtttAAACAGGTAATAGACAAGGCCTGGATTACGAATTTAGGCTACTCAAGTCGAATAttatggggcaaaaattgagtgactcggatataacttggtcccagctgttggatgtcaaaaggcgtgatgagaaatgtttgtatgcattggtcgtttgtaagacatgttttgcggctccgcaaagcttatgcgattgagccttacaaataaatgaattgggaaaaaaacatttgatgacattcatcagtatgtgttgagcgaatatttttgctttacaaaacaaagtccggaaattGGTTGGTTCCCACAACTATGAACTCTATTTTGAGAGCAAAGAATGTATCGGGCGAAGTAGGGcgtcaaaaatgaagttgaagaaacatTTTAAGGCAAAgtacaacaaaaccatgtaaaaacaTTGTACAATTCAGAGGCGAAAAACTTTCCTATTGAcacgactttaacaacccataaataagaaaaataagttcaaagtgaaaataaacctttattttaattttttttcccttaactctccgatacagattttttggctaaaaatacatatgtacagatttttttccgaaaattttacagaattaaatgtggcaaacctgtttttgtgcggtccctctTTGCGTGACTTCtcgtttgtgcgattttattatgatatagggtcttgaatcacacaaaccaaTCGCACAAATACTAaaatcgcacctaaacagtcacacaaataagaaatcgcataacaagcaaccgcacaaaaagATTTGCCTGtattccaagctgacgttcgatctgaaagaaagagagaggtgCTCCCATActtaaaaacattttaaaactcttGAAAAATGTGCTTTTATTCGTTCATTTCACTCTTTTGCAcacaaaaaagctttttttttctacCCACGACtatatgttttctgccaacgttaGTTTGGATGcacattgtatttttttaaatactatgAAAATTGTAGTTTTGAATAGTTGCCAACTCATATATGAAGTTTCACAAATCGAAGAGGCTGTTATTCGGTTAATTTGGCGTGGAATCGCTCTTTTGTTCATCGAATATTAACTGACATAATTTTCTTCTCGAAATAGAGAACAACGATATCTCAGCTGATGCCTTTTTTTCTCTAGTTAATTTACATACAATATGAATTGATATGATTTGTAGGCAAatcgtttgcgttttttttcagcaaacttccaataaaaatttgagcccAAAAACAGTGTCACGCCAATTCGCAAACTCAACAACTTTAACACAACGACGTCATACGCTACCATCCAAACATGTTGGAATCAGCGGCAATATGTAACCGAGCAGAACCTTCCGTTGCGTGTTACTAACTACATAATTACATCGTTGTTGAATCAGGTTAAGCCGTACTAGATGATATCGATTTACATACATTTCCACGCCGGCAACCGAGTTAGAGTTGCGAATAAGACATAAAAAACTTCAACCCGAACAGATATCGTCAGCAAAAACCGAATAAATACAACCAAAAATCACTATTGATAATAAGCAACTTCTACCGACCTAGGAGAAGCATCGTGATGAATCGACATTTTAACCATTCATCGGCAAAGAACGGGGAAACAACCATCACACACACGCGATGTTGCTAACTTTTAGATCGTAAATATTCCAGCTGAATGATAGGGACATTAAGGTAATCATGAGTCCTAATCGTGGATTCATTTATTCGGGAAGTTTGACCAATTATTACTTATTTGTCTAAGTTGTTAAACCGATTTCTGCTGGAAAGAGTAATCACACTTGTTTGCGTACTTGCTTGCTCCCTCTACTTCCAGGGCGATGTTGTCCGTCGTAATCATGGTGGTTTGCTTCGTGTGCTACTGCTGCCATCGCAGCATGAAGAAACGATCCAGCTCTATCTACCGGCAGCAGTGGCTGGAAAATGAGGCTAATATGGACATATATAGCGTCGAACAGGTGAGATCTAGGTTATAGCTTTCTATCTAATTTGAATATTAATTATATCGGAGTGAACCTTCCAAGAGTGACGTCCGTCCAGCACCTGCGACAGCAGGGATGGCGAAAGAATACGATTGTCATTGGCTGGCGGTGCTTCGCGCCGCCCAGTGACGTGTCCTTCTTGTGAGAATAACACGTCAAAGTTCTGAATATTTCATATCTCTTGCCGCGGAAGCGGGTTATCCCCAAGGGTCCATTCACATGCCGCCAAATATCGGTATGTAGAAGCGTTTCCTGAGTCGTCGTCCCTTTCATCTACCTGCagccgcaaaaaaaaaagaaacacacGTGTATCGCGCCTAGTTGGCTGCCGGAAAGAAGATATTACGTGTCGCTCCGGGAGGGATGAAAAAGGAGGTTGAGGAACGTGGCGTAGTCCTATTTCTATGCCAAGGAAAAACAGCCGACATAAAAATACGTGTGCGGTAGTATCATTCATTGTGagtttcatgaaaaattcagtCACAACAGAAAACATAACAGATAGCTCAGTGATCAACTACGCGGCTAGGGATGTATCACATGAAAATACAACAAAGGAATTATAATGCAAATGCtcattaacccattaacgaccaagctgtgaaaaatattttttgacgaaagccattggtgtaatttagtctgccatacaaatgaaacataaatttttgcataactcgagaactaatcaagcaaattgtgccatatttggcatgtggaggttttggggggcacgaaacgtttctatgatggttcgacacatctaacccctctctaagggcatgggggctgctggacccatgaacgtgcgcttagtaagaaaacgtggatgtgataacgaaacataaattttgggcgagacgaagtttgccgggtcagctagttaaccATAAAAAAGAACATTTTTCAATACTTTCAAGTAATCATCATCTTGTTCTGCTTCATCAGTGAAATCGCCCAACGGCGTAGAATATTCACACCAGTAATCTCGTTGAAATCATTAAAATCCTCAAAATCGTCGTTCGTCCCAACAATGTGTGTTCTTCTATCAAAATAATACTGTAGAAAGGTTCACACATTTTGAGTTCTATTAGGTgctgttattaaaattcaaaacattttctGCATTCTATTAACGATTTACATGATTGcaaaattgcaaatacatgtaactGCAAAATTTGAAACTATACTAAATTTGCATAGCAATGGCTTGATTTAATCCTTACAGTACGGAGTGTATTTTACAAcatcaagcaaatggatccaAATTTGGCGAGTGGAGGTAAGAGATGTTTCTATAGTAATTTGACATTCCTCCTCCCTGTCTAaaagggggctgtcatacaaatgaagcacaaatttgtACATAACGCGAGAAGtcattaaagaaaaaataatcttGGGGGACCTTGGGGGACCTCACTCCACACCAAGGTAGCCAtagtaaaatctgtgtttttggtctcaaaaaatctttccaTTTTAGTTTTTCCCAgcaaatctgtataaaaatctgtattaaatttataagttcgaTTTTAAAGTATAATCTTAGCTTcagtataccgttctgaatcatatttcggacactttgttctattatcttgaaatgcttaatgcactgatgatataactataaaattaatattccaATTGCTTCTTAAGAGTATTCCCTTGGTTTCacaatcacttcatttgagaattacatttgaattattacatagtagaaaaaaaatccaacaacATAACTCATTATtctttgtgtttgacgtttgcttagcgagAGCACGTAGAAAATTCCAAGGACATACTAAACGCGGTAAAAAAGAGGTAAATACCCCTTCAtctatatttaaatttctcccgtgtttcatctgTTCTCATAATCGTTATCAGggtactgtgattgcttggttagtgtttcgcagttgactgtaaaatataatcaagtgtaatgtaattttcgttcaaaaaattacaaaataaagtgtccgaaatttgaattcaatctgtccgaaatttgattttttataaatagtgtcctaagtttgattcttattcgctagttttgaaaagcattttattcgatgattttttttatgttttcaatcaaatgggtaccgaagtagaaagcttaaaagcatgttgaactaatttattaaaaatatcaaccaaatgatacctgtgcataaagttgagatctgttttctgcaccatatgccttaagcgtccaaaatatgattcagaacggtattctaATTCATTTTCGTGCGTCGGagaattattattttggaaatcctttgaattaaattttaaaaaaatccagTATACTCGTATTTCTgttagatgtagtcctacgtaaataAACATGATCTGTATTGATATAAATATTTTGCTCCAATGCATAGACAAAAAAAGATTTGAATATTCAAGTATATTATCTATTACAAACAAATCTAAACCTCTAGATATATACTACCAGTATTAAATTTGATCATTTtctgtttgattgtttgatttaTTGACACTCTAATTATACCTCAAACTATTCCCCAATCTTCATCATTCCGCATTCCGACCAGCATTTCAAGGTCCGATTAcgtcgggaacatattgagggtACAAATTGAGAAACGGTGAATTGATCGCGTTACGGTAATCGCCCTATTTTGggtgcttattgctcagttctTCTATTGCTAAATTTCGGCACCCTCTAACAATCTATTGCAATATAGATAGTTATTCAATAGTCAGTATGTTCATGTAACGATCAACGTcgttcaaaaaatgtttctacagATTAcacttaacatttttttttctgtctttcCTACCATCACCCGCAGTGTTACGACATCCCCGCCGGGATGGTGACGGCGACAGGACCGGGCGCTGGAAGTGGTCCCTTCTTTCTGGACAACGCCACCGGCAACGAGTACCAATCGCTTCCGACGATCAGCCCCCATCATCCAAATGGTCCCCCGCCGAGTTACGACGCGGTGCTGGCACACGATGAAATGGCCGCAGAGGAAATGGCTCGCCGTAAGAGCTGTGAATTTGGTGCGATATCGTGTAACAGAGGAAGCACCAGATATGATGGATTATTATACGATTCGAttagaaataaaaatcaaaaacgaaGCCAGCAATTGGCGGCGAATCCGGAGGTGAGCAGTATATTTGGTTCGCCTGTTACATGTGATGATATTTGGAGAAATGGTGCGAATACCAACTGTCATCTGACCGGACGTTTACAACTATTTTGCCGGAAATGCTGCCAAATTGTCGACAGTGAGCTAATGCAGGGAAATGCGATCAACATCGACAGAAATAATCCCGCCGTAACTGGGGGCACAACCAGTGATAGCGTGAATGATTGTGCGAGAACCAGAAACAACGGTGACAATTTTTTAGATTGTGTTGGCAGTTACATCGGTGATATTAATGGTAACATGCATGCTGCTGATCGCAATTGGTGCCCTCGTACGTTCTCAAACTGTCCCAATCACAGCTCTAGATTAAATGAGTTATTACAGGATTTCCAATTTCATtcggctgctgttgctgctgctagcAATGCCAGTTGCAACAGCAATGAATTCAATTGTTCCGACTGCaccaacaacaatgacaatactaACAATGAGACGGGTCAGTGCAGTGCCATTGTCCGAAACGATGACGATGAAGCGAAACAAAACGAAGAGAAGAATAATAATCTTGATGCGAGAGCAATGTCGGGATCCATCAAATCGAACAGCACTTCAATTGGGGTTGCAGTTGACAGTGATGATAACCCTAATTGCCCTGTTACTAACAATATCAATTCGCCCGCTGGGGTCAGATCTGCGCACAGTCGTGGCTGTAGACTCGCTGCCGATCGCAACGGCAACGAAGCGGAGGACGCTACCATGAGAAATTTGGCCGAAAATGGTGTTATCAGACTAGACATGAGCCAAATCATTGACCAAACCGGATTACCCACATACGAGG
The Toxorhynchites rutilus septentrionalis strain SRP chromosome 2, ASM2978413v1, whole genome shotgun sequence genome window above contains:
- the LOC129770859 gene encoding uncharacterized protein DDB_G0283357 isoform X3; its protein translation is MIGTLRAMLSVVIMVVCFVCYCCHRSMKKRSSSIYRQQWLENEANMDIYSVEQCYDIPAGMVTATGPGAGSGPFFLDNATGNEYQSLPTISPHHPNGPPPSYDAVLAHDEMAAEEMARRKSCEFGAISCNRGSTRYDGLLYDSIRNKNQKRSQQLAANPEVSSIFGSPVTCDDIWRNGANTNCHLTGRLQLFCRKCCQIVDSELMQGNAINIDRNNPAVTGGTTSDSVNDCARTRNNGDNFLDCVGSYIGDINGNMHAADRNWCPRTFSNCPNHSSRLNELLQDFQFHSAAVAAASNASCNSNEFNCSDCTNNNDNTNNETGQCSAIVRNDDDEAKQNEEKNNNLDARAMSGSIKSNSTSIGVAVDSDDNPNCPVTNNINSPAGVRSAHSRGCRLAADRNGNEAEDATMRNLAENGVIRLDMSQIIDQTGLPTYEAALKLESSGYV
- the LOC129770859 gene encoding uncharacterized protein DDB_G0283357 isoform X2 encodes the protein MHSFAVNMLLCGLKLLSKLINTALSCLAGVVMWCISFRVMAMLSVVIMVVCFVCYCCHRSMKKRSSSIYRQQWLENEANMDIYSVEQCYDIPAGMVTATGPGAGSGPFFLDNATGNEYQSLPTISPHHPNGPPPSYDAVLAHDEMAAEEMARRKSCEFGAISCNRGSTRYDGLLYDSIRNKNQKRSQQLAANPEVSSIFGSPVTCDDIWRNGANTNCHLTGRLQLFCRKCCQIVDSELMQGNAINIDRNNPAVTGGTTSDSVNDCARTRNNGDNFLDCVGSYIGDINGNMHAADRNWCPRTFSNCPNHSSRLNELLQDFQFHSAAVAAASNASCNSNEFNCSDCTNNNDNTNNETGQCSAIVRNDDDEAKQNEEKNNNLDARAMSGSIKSNSTSIGVAVDSDDNPNCPVTNNINSPAGVRSAHSRGCRLAADRNGNEAEDATMRNLAENGVIRLDMSQIIDQTGLPTYEAALKLESSGYV
- the LOC129770859 gene encoding uncharacterized protein LOC129770859 isoform X1, whose amino-acid sequence is MSMKRLAVIAAVSSHNSLSNHTVSYYNADTNQTTSVRGTGHYHQGLQTMRPKTNLHGNVNIMLGGAMLSVVIMVVCFVCYCCHRSMKKRSSSIYRQQWLENEANMDIYSVEQCYDIPAGMVTATGPGAGSGPFFLDNATGNEYQSLPTISPHHPNGPPPSYDAVLAHDEMAAEEMARRKSCEFGAISCNRGSTRYDGLLYDSIRNKNQKRSQQLAANPEVSSIFGSPVTCDDIWRNGANTNCHLTGRLQLFCRKCCQIVDSELMQGNAINIDRNNPAVTGGTTSDSVNDCARTRNNGDNFLDCVGSYIGDINGNMHAADRNWCPRTFSNCPNHSSRLNELLQDFQFHSAAVAAASNASCNSNEFNCSDCTNNNDNTNNETGQCSAIVRNDDDEAKQNEEKNNNLDARAMSGSIKSNSTSIGVAVDSDDNPNCPVTNNINSPAGVRSAHSRGCRLAADRNGNEAEDATMRNLAENGVIRLDMSQIIDQTGLPTYEAALKLESSGYV
- the LOC129770859 gene encoding uncharacterized protein DDB_G0283357 isoform X4, with product MLSVVIMVVCFVCYCCHRSMKKRSSSIYRQQWLENEANMDIYSVEQCYDIPAGMVTATGPGAGSGPFFLDNATGNEYQSLPTISPHHPNGPPPSYDAVLAHDEMAAEEMARRKSCEFGAISCNRGSTRYDGLLYDSIRNKNQKRSQQLAANPEVSSIFGSPVTCDDIWRNGANTNCHLTGRLQLFCRKCCQIVDSELMQGNAINIDRNNPAVTGGTTSDSVNDCARTRNNGDNFLDCVGSYIGDINGNMHAADRNWCPRTFSNCPNHSSRLNELLQDFQFHSAAVAAASNASCNSNEFNCSDCTNNNDNTNNETGQCSAIVRNDDDEAKQNEEKNNNLDARAMSGSIKSNSTSIGVAVDSDDNPNCPVTNNINSPAGVRSAHSRGCRLAADRNGNEAEDATMRNLAENGVIRLDMSQIIDQTGLPTYEAALKLESSGYV